The segment AACAAGAGGCGGACAGTCCCCACGTCTGTCAGCTGAGGAGTCAGAGGGTAGGGCCCATCCACACGGTGAGGTGTCACGCAGCCAGAGAACAAGGGGAGGACACGGGACGAAGGTCCAGCACGATGCCTGGCGAGGGGCCAGATCAGAAGGGGCTGGGCGCAGGAAGGGTCAGTGTCCAGAGGGCACGGGTTTCTTTTGGGTTGAGGGAAATCCCAGAGTGGATGTCTGTGGTGCACTGCCACTGTCAGAGAGGAGAGGGATGTGCTCTTCCTGAAGCTCTGGCTTGTGGATCCTTGTCCTGGTGTCTGCCCCCAGCTCACATGCAGGGATGAGGTTTCGGGGTCAGTAGGAGGGACATgagttggggggggcgggagccATGCCCCGCCCTCAGTGGTGCCATAATGCTCTCAGCTGTGTGGCCAGGgccttggtgggcagccatgactGCCCAGAGTGCTGGGGCACCTTCTGGTTTAACGCCCAGCACAGGACGTTAGACCTGTGCTGGGGACACACAGGGAGCACCCAGAAAGGAACACAGCAGAGCAGGGCCACGTAGCAGAGCCCCTTGGGAGGTGACTTGGGCCTCACTGTGAGGGCTGGGCCTCGAAAGCCAGGTGGGAAGAtggagagggcagctcaggcAAGCCCTCCATTGGAAGACCCTGAGGAGAGGGAGGCACAGGAAGACGGAGGTCTCTCCCGTCCAGCCCACTTCTCTACagcttgttttgggccacacctggcggtgctcagagctttctcttggctctgtgctcagggatcactcctggcagggcacaagGGACCCTGcgcaatgctggggatccaacttggtTGTCACGTGCAAACCAAGCACCTTTCCCCtcgtcctatctctctggtcctgtttaTCCTCCTGACGTCATTATTAAAGGGAAGTACCCCGTGACGCGCCTCAGTCATGTACTGTAGGAAGCAGGTCCAGCAGGCAGCCTGGAAGCCCATGTGTCTGCTCCACCTGCCTGTCCCGGGCCAGACGCCCACTGGTGGGGGGTTGGCAGCTGCGTTGAGCCTAGTAGCAGGTGTGCTGGCATGGGGTGGGCAgctgggtggtgtgtgtggggggggggcgcaggctgTGCTACACTGTGCCAAGTTGGTCTAGAAGGCCCAGCTCCCTGGACGAGGGCTGTGGGCAGGTCTGCTGCCTCAGGCTGGCAGGACCAGAGGCTGAGGAGCCAGCAGCGCCCCTACCACCTGCTGCTGATCAGTGAACCCAGGGCTTTGCCCACTGGCATGTGCCTGTGGGCCATGCAGACTCTGGCCACCAGGGGGGAGCTGGTTTCCCTGTCCCCATGCAGGCACACCCTCACAGTGGGCTGAGCACCAGGTGCAGATGTGAGTCACGGCAGCCGTGATTCCTGTGTCTTGAAGCAGTCGTGCCTGTGGCCCGTGATTTAGAAAGAGAGCTGGTGGGTTGACTTTCACCGTCAGCCCTGGACTCCCCTGTTCTGCGGCCTTCACAGTGGTCTGTGGACCCTCTGTGTGCGTCTGGTGAGTGGAACGCAGCAGTCCTGCCTCGCCTGAGGAGGGCTGAGCATCTGAGGTGTTCCGAGAGCCATTTCCTTTCCTGGCAGTCTGTCACAGCCATCAGCGCCGGTAGGTCGGCTCCTCCGGCACTCACACGCAAACTCACGTGCACGCCAACATCCTCAGGCTCCTTTTCTGTCATCTGTCGGTGACTGTTTTTTGACTTGCTGCGGAGAGGCGTGTTCTGTAGATGAGTGTTGATGTTCAAGGCTGGGAGCCGCACTGGGGAAAGCCTTACTGCGTCTAGGTGCTTTGGGAACCTCTCTCCTTGGCTCTTCTTTATGttaattttactgaaaaatattttgggggctaTCCTTGGTGGTGCTATCCCTGGTTCACTGCCTCAGGGTTCACTgcctcagggaccacatgggctgccagggattgaacccaggacagctgcatgccaggtagatgccctccctgctgtcctgtcactcctgGCCCTTTATGTACTCTTCCCCATGCTGTGATTCTGTCTTGGGCCCCCTGACACCCACCCTGTCCCACACTGTGTGCCCTCTCCCGGCACCTCCCCAAGGTTCTGTCCCCCTCCATCCTGCTGCGGGgtgggtgtgaccaccctcctctctgcccccacccaggcTGCAGCGTCTGCCCACTGTCCACCCTGGAAGTTCACCAGTGTCTGTGTGCAGGGCCTCAGCCATAGGCTGGCTGCCTGATGCCCACCACCAGGCTGGGGCTGGTTGTCCTTTCATGCAGCCCCCAGATATCCCGGTGACctctgggcaggggcaggagagcagaAAAATGTGGGTAGGCATATAGAGTCTGCCTTCCACATACTGtcccaggccctgggccctggtgCCAGCACATGGGAGCGTGACCTGGGGACTCTGGGGTGGAGGCCGCAGTGTTTCCTTCTGGTCACAGCTGCTGGCATTCCTGCCTGCGGGATAAGCTCTCCTTCcatgtctgagctgcctttgtgTGGAGACACGGCTCCTCTGGCCTCCTGTGCCTGGCCCTTGTCCCCGCCGTGCTCTCTGCCCAGCTAGACAGCTGTCCCCGGGTTTGTAGCCGCCTGAGTCAGGTGGGAGGCCTGGGGCCCACAAAGCTGTCGCATGCCAGCCCCAGCTGTGTCCCTGTGCCCTAAGCCTTGGCAGGGCAGGGATGCAGCTCCCTGAGGCTGGGCTGACACCCCCTCGCTCCCGTCCCAGGTGCTTCTTCCTGAAAAGCCTTGCTTCTGCATTTGCTTCTTCATGAGGGCTTCTCCTCCAGCTGCTTCTGTGAAGTCCCCTGGCCCCAGGTCAGAGCATTCCTGGGCTCGAGCTCCCAGAGGCCAAGAAAGGGCCTTGGCCACCCTCTGCACCCCTTGTGTCCTGCAGCCTCTGCAGCAGCCTGGCTCTCTTCTCTGGCTTCCAGGCCTCTgcaccctggcctggcctgggaaGCTGGACAGAGAGGCAGCGCAAAGCCTTCTGCCCCTTGGAGGCTGCGCCCCGGGGAAGAGCCAAGTGCTCCACTGTGCTTCGGCCTGCGGCTGTTTCCAGAGGGCTCTGCACCTGCAGTGTCAGCACTGGGTGAGGAGGGTGGCACTCTGGaggcctcccccacctccttcaGAGGGCTGTCCTCTCAGCATTAGCCTGTGGCTGCACTTCTCGGAGGAGCAAGAGGTGAACAGGCGGTTAGGGGGCCCGAGGGGATTGTCCTGTTCCTGCATGTGGTGGGGTGGACACAGGAGGGCAGTTCCTACTGTGCCTCCAGGGGGTGCTGAGTGGGCTGAGAGTGTGGCCGGGAAGGAACACCCCTGGGGCAGAGATACACAGCCTGTGTGGGACGCCGAGAGGTCCCTGGGCCTGAGTGTGGAGCAGCTTCTCTGTCCTGGACAGGCAGGagtgtggtggtgggtgggaagctgGTCACCAGCTTGCAGGGCTTCCTGAGACCCGTTCCTGGGCATATGGCACCCGGGGTAGCTGATAGACCAAGTGCACACGCGTCAGAACCTTTCCAGAAGGGCCCTAGGATCAGGGCCAGCAGGAGGAGTCCTGGAGCAGGCCTGGAGGTGGTGGGCAAGGTATGTGATTGGCCCGTGAGCCCCGGGTCAGACTGTCTCCTCGTGAGACCCGAGTTAGGCTGACTCCTTGAGAGCCTCAGGTCAGACTGACCCCTTGTGACCTTAGGCCAGGCTGTGCCCTGGGAGACAGGGGAGGCCATGGGGCAGGGAGGCTGCCATCAGCTGGGTTGCTGACGTGGAGGGAGTCGGGGAGACCCTCAGGTACCCGCTGCACGAGTGCAGGGCACTGCCACTGCCCGTGAGCAGTGCCCAGCAGTGCACACCGCCCCGGGCCTCTCCTGCCCCCGAGTACCCCCTTCCAGGCCCACCTGCCACACTcactctggctctctctgtccaGGCTGACCGGCAGTGAGCCCCTGACCGTGCTCCCGCTGAGCCCAGAGCCCGCGGCGGCCGCGCAGGCCCACTACAAGGCGTGCGACCGGCTGAAGCTGGAGCGGAAGCAGCGGCGCATGTGCCGGCGGGACCCGGGCGTGgcggagacactggtggaggccgTGAGCATGAGCGCGCTCGAGTGCCAGTACCAGTTCCGCTTCGAGCGCTGGAACTGCAGCCTGGAGGGCCGCTACCGGGCCAACCTGCTCAAGCGAGGTGGGCCTCCGCATGCCGGGCGGGCGCTGGGCGGTGGGGCTGCTGGCAGGCCGTACACCCCCATCTGCCCTGCCTGGCGGTGCCAGCTGGGAGTCTCCAAGTCTCTCTCCACTGCCTCCCTTGCTCCCGGGGCCCTGAGGGGACGGTGCGGGGCCAGCACACTTGGAGTCTCTGTGGCGGCGGCGTGCTGGTCACGGGCACTTGCTGACcgtgtgtgtgtccctggggctggccacccctcccccaacagcTGGCCACAGAGCAGACCTCCCCGTGACCCCCTCCTGCTGgggcgccctgccccgcccctgccccctagGCTTCAAGGAGACAGCCTTCCTCTACGCCATCTCCTCGGCCGGCCTGACGCACGCGCTGGCCAAGGCCTGCAGCGCCGGCCGCATGGAGCGCTGCACGTGTGACGAGGCGCCTGACCTGGAGAACCGGGAGGCCTGGCAGTGGGGCGGCTGCGGGGACAACCTCAAGTACAGCAGCAAGTTCGTCAAGGAGTTCCTGGGCCGGCGCTCGAGCAAGGACCTGCGCGCCCGGGTGGACTTCCACAACAACCTCGTGGGTGTAAAGGCAAGCAGGGCACGGGGGCCAGTGCAGGAGGGGcctcggggggctgcggggcAGCCGACCTGTCTGGGAGACCGCGTGGGTGAACAGACATGAGAGGACGGGGGCAGGCTGGGCTCtcctggggtgggcagggccgcTGGCCCTCTTCCCGGaggccttccccctccccctccttgtGGGCCAGCCGCCCTACCTCTTAGCCCCACACTGGGTGCTCCCGCAGAGCCTGCGGGTGGGCTGGGGTCTGGAGCGAGGGTGTGTCTGCCCTGcaggggcaggctgggtggggggaggtctgTGCTTGCCGGGCTCGAGTCACTCCTGCTCTGAGTCATGCCTGTTTAAAGAGGCAGTTTCCCCTGTCTTTGGCCAGAGCTGTTGTCCCTCCTTCCGCCCTCTGGGGTGGGCTACCAAGGTGGGGGCTCCTCCCCCTGGCGCCCCCCCCTTTGTAAACTATTAATGAAGAGCTGGAGTAGGGAGGGACCCCGTTAGCTCCCAGGGCCTAGGTAAGcagcattttaattaaatttgtctGACTTTCTTCAGCAGCAGAACCCCAGTAAGTGGGGCTGTGCCGTTGCCTGGCCTGCGGGCAGCTATGTATCTTAATCCCCTGCTCTGGCTGTCTCGGGGCCGTCCTGCAGCCGGGGCCTGGCTTGCTGCCCACTCAGGAGGGGCCTTCCCTGccttggcatttttttcttttacataggTCTAGAGaccgcggggtggggggcaggagtgtCAGGTAGGGGATTGTGAGGCAGCCAAACCCTGACTGCAGGGCCCTGTCAAGGCCTGAGCCGCACAGACGGCCCTCTCCCCCACTGTGCCCAGCAAGTGTCAAGCGTGGGTGCCGGCTGGCACTCTGGATTCCCTCCCTCTGAGGCTTCTCTGCCCACTCTGCTGCCCGAGGCCTCTCGGCCTGGATTCTGGCCAGAGCACTGCCCACAGGCCCCGAGGCACCCTCCCCTTCGCAGTGAGGTGCGGGGCTGGGGCTAGGTGGGTGCCCCCCACTGCGTGACCCTCGAGCCGCTTTCCTTCTTCCCGCCAGGTCATCAAGGCAGGGGTGGAGACCACGTGCAAGTGTCACGGTGTGTCGGGCTCCTGCACCGTGCGGACCTGCTGGCGGCAGCTGGCGCCCTTCCACGAGGTGGGCAAGCGGCTGAAGCACAAGTACGAGACGGCGCTCA is part of the Sorex araneus isolate mSorAra2 chromosome 2, mSorAra2.pri, whole genome shotgun sequence genome and harbors:
- the WNT9A gene encoding protein Wnt-9a, whose protein sequence is MLDGPLLARWLAAAFALTLLLAALRPSAAYFGLTGSEPLTVLPLSPEPAAAAQAHYKACDRLKLERKQRRMCRRDPGVAETLVEAVSMSALECQYQFRFERWNCSLEGRYRANLLKRGFKETAFLYAISSAGLTHALAKACSAGRMERCTCDEAPDLENREAWQWGGCGDNLKYSSKFVKEFLGRRSSKDLRARVDFHNNLVGVKVIKAGVETTCKCHGVSGSCTVRTCWRQLAPFHEVGKRLKHKYETALKVGSTTNEATGEAGALPPPRGRPAGPGGGDPLPRTPELVHLDDSPSFCLAGRFSPGTAGRRCHREKNCESICCGRGYNTQSRVVTRPCQCQVRWCCYVECRQCTQREEVYTCKG